One Nitrospirota bacterium genomic window carries:
- a CDS encoding AbrB/MazE/SpoVT family DNA-binding domain-containing protein → MKSVVVSSKGQVAIPKAMRADLNINEGDTLSVSVENGKLILEPAVNIPFSLSWFCKPEIQQRIASAHENFKTGNYSQYTIDEFIEILEKKIGTD, encoded by the coding sequence ATGAAAAGTGTTGTTGTGTCATCAAAGGGTCAGGTAGCGATTCCTAAGGCAATGAGGGCAGATTTGAACATAAATGAAGGAGATACTCTCTCTGTATCGGTAGAAAATGGGAAGTTGATCTTAGAGCCTGCGGTTAATATACCATTTTCCCTGAGTTGGTTTTGTAAACCGGAAATACAACAACGCATAGCCAGTGCTCATGAAAACTTCAAAACTGGTAATTATAGTCAATATACTATAGATGAGTTTATAGAAATACTTGAGAAAAAAATCGGCACAGATTGA